The sequence ATTTTATTTTGACTTACCGTCCCTTATGGAACAAAAAATCATTGCTGGTGTTCTCTCGACGATAGATGCCAAAATCGAACTCAACAACCGCATCAACGTCGAGTTGGAAGCGATAGCTAAGACTTTGTATGACTTTCGGTTTGTGCAGTTCGACTTTCCCTACGATTTCGCCCAAGGCAAGCCCGCCTCCAACGGCAAACCCTACAAATCCTCCGGCGGCAAAATGGTCTACAACCCAACCCTAAAACGGGAAATCCCCGAGGGGTGGAATGCAACGCCTTTGTCATCTATAACCAATGTCAGCAATGACTCTCTTAATCCCGCAGATACCCAGGAAAAATCATTTAAGCACTTTAGCATTCCAGTTTTCGATGCAACAAATACCTATGGCGTAGAACTGGGTGAAACTATTGGGAACAATAAATTCACAGTTGAAAAAACTGATCTTTTGGTTTCAAAGCTTAACCCGTGGTTTAATCGTGTTGTCTTGTCAATGGCCAACACAATTGAGCCATTTTCGGCCATTAATTTTGAGCCACTTTTCCAGAGAAAAATTAATTATTCAGCTTTGATTTCAGTCGATAGCTTTCCCCTCCCAGCATAAAAATGTGTGAATGATGGATGATTCTGTCCACGATGGTTACGGCGACATTACCGTCAAAGAAGAACTCTCCCCAGTGGGTAAATTCCTTGTTCGTCGTCAAGATGATGGACCGGTATTCATACAAGGCGTTAATCAGTTGAAACAGGTTATGCATGCCTTGTTTGTTCATAGGCAGATAGCCGAGTTCATCGATGATTAACAAATCAAATTTCAGTAGCTGAT comes from Methylicorpusculum oleiharenae and encodes:
- a CDS encoding restriction endonuclease subunit S, whose amino-acid sequence is MNPSVVGSPRFSKYIQKITTGSLVPHISSRQIKEFYFDLPSLMEQKIIAGVLSTIDAKIELNNRINVELEAIAKTLYDFRFVQFDFPYDFAQGKPASNGKPYKSSGGKMVYNPTLKREIPEGWNATPLSSITNVSNDSLNPADTQEKSFKHFSIPVFDATNTYGVELGETIGNNKFTVEKTDLLVSKLNPWFNRVVLSMANTIEPFSAINFEPLFQRKINYSALISVDSFPLPA